The window ACCGCGGCTGCCGGCTGGTCCGGGTGATGCCCAATACCCCGGCCCTGGTGCTGGAGGCGGCCTCGGCCCTGAGCCTCGGCCCCAGGGCCACGGCCGCGGACCAGGATACCGCGGTGGCGATCTTCAATGCCATCGGCTCCACCGTGGTGGTTGCCGAGAACCAGATGGACGCAATAACCGGATTGAGCGGCAGCGGCCCGGCCTATGTGTTTTCATTCATCGAGGCCCTGACCGATGCCGGGGTCAGGGAGGGCCTGGGCCGTGATGTTGCCGAGAAACTGGTGCTGCAGACCATCCTCGGCTCGGTGAAACTCGCCCTGACCAGCAAGGAACATCCGGCCCAACTGCGGGCCATGGTCACCTCGCCCGGCGGAACGACCATTGCCGGCCTGCATGTCCTGGCCACGGCCGGGTTCAATGGAATCATCATGAACGCCGTGGCGGAAGCGACCCAACGCTCACGGGAACTGGGTGAATCATAAGGTCGATGGCATCGTCGTTAGTGTCCGTCCA of the Desulfobacterales bacterium genome contains:
- the proC gene encoding pyrroline-5-carboxylate reductase; this encodes MQLDTKIGFIGGGKMGEALVKGIVDAGLAGADRVVVAEPDQSRRKLLTATHGIAVHRDSGPVWSQCGIVLLAVKPQMMREVLLNCRDQVNDSHLIISIAAGITLDFLEGLLGDRGCRLVRVMPNTPALVLEAASALSLGPRATAADQDTAVAIFNAIGSTVVVAENQMDAITGLSGSGPAYVFSFIEALTDAGVREGLGRDVAEKLVLQTILGSVKLALTSKEHPAQLRAMVTSPGGTTIAGLHVLATAGFNGIIMNAVAEATQRSRELGES